In Quercus robur chromosome 11, dhQueRobu3.1, whole genome shotgun sequence, the following proteins share a genomic window:
- the LOC126705190 gene encoding F-box/kelch-repeat protein At3g23880-like: protein MSQTREPPPHRRILQQNKNHLPHDIVLNILARLPVKSVLRFRDDPTNADPIYLWNPSIRKVKRLPDSIYSLTHFDRVSTELAYQSETNDYKVVNIYQMPGPNHRWFEVEAEVYTLSSNSWRKIGISLTNNIVVSPFTNKTSTFVSGALHWLGYISEAAFPYMILSFDVNNDKFGEIALPDGQQLLPQGLMADPNSLMVFKGKLAFITLGYRHISGVINYEYSDFVISHRNSCFIWVMREYGVHESWSKLFFVKFENINYVHFLGCTSLGELLVIKNGVYPKFNAERRRKVIVSLDLETLHEKDLGFQNAPHIANSFMESLVLLDGATELSG from the exons ATGTCTCAAACAAGGGAACCTCCTCCTCATCGTCGGATCCTCCAACAAAACAAGAACCATCTCCCACACGACATCGTACTCAACATCTTGGCAAGGCTGCCTGTCAAATCAGTCCTAAGATTCAG AGACGATCCCACTAATGCTGATCCTATATATTTGTGGAACCCCAGCATTAGAAAAGTTAAGAGGTTGCCTGATTCTATATATTCCTTAACACATTTTGATCGGGTTTCTACTGAATTGGCTTATCAGTCTGAGACCAATGACTACAAGGTTGTCAATATCTATCAAATGCCAGGTCCCAACCACCGTTGGTTTGAGGTTGAGGCTGAGGTTTACACATTAAGCTCTAACTCTTGGAGAAAGATTGGAATCTCATTGACAAACAATATTGTGGTCTCCCCTTTCACCAATAAAACTTCCACATTTGTTAGTGGGGCTTTGCATTGGTTGGGATACATTTCTGAAGCCGCATTTCCTTACATGATTTTGTCATTTGATGTCAATAATGATAAATTTGGAGAGATAGCACTTCCTGATGGACAACAACTGCTACCACAAGGTCTAATGGCGGACCCAAATTCTCTGATGGTGTTCAAGGGGAAACTGGCCTTCATTACATTGGGTTACCGCCACATCAGTGGCGTCATCAACTATGAATACAGTGACTTTGTGATTTCTCATCGTAATTCATGCTTCATATGGGTGATGAGGGAGTATGGTGTGCACGAATCATGgagtaaacttttttttgtcaAGTTTGAAAATATTAACTATGTACATTTCTTGGGTTGCACCAGTCTCGGTGAACTGCTAGTTATAAAGAATGGAGTTTATCCCAAATTCAACGCCGAACGGAGACGCAAGGTGATTGTTTCGCTTGACCTTGAAACTTTACATGAGAAGGATCTTGGTTTCCAGAATGCTCCACATATAGCTAATTCTTTCATGGAAAGCCTTGTGTTACTTGATGGAGCAACTGAGCTATCTGGATAA
- the LOC126707616 gene encoding F-box protein At3g07870-like, whose product MSQTKEPRRILRQKKDHLPHDIVLNILANLPVKSVLRFRCVSKTWDFSITTPNFISTHLNLNLNNNNNNNLAYLINNSTPFNSNIPIFIDGYDHKFNRISEYPIPFAFLLSNAHSVSSCNGLVCLTELRKTSTHIYLWNPSIRKLKRLPDFSPTKRDWLSTGFAYQSNTNDYKVVMISHMPAPEPNHHWVELGADVYTFSSNSWRRVGMSLTHIFMVSPFNNWNTTFVSGALHWLGDVCKAAPFRMILSFDVNNDKFKEMALPDVQQLLPQGLMADPNSLLVFKGKLAFITLGYLRFNHVNEDEYNDFMRSHTPHSCFIWVMGEYGVHESWSKLFFVRFENVVSVRFFGCTSRGELLVIKKVYPVTNGGQKRYVVVSLDLETLHEKDLGFQKVPDIATTFVESLVLLDEATELSG is encoded by the coding sequence ATGTCTCAAACAAAGGAACCTCGTCGGATCCTCCGACAAAAGAAGGACCATCTCCCACATGACATCGTACTCAACATCTTGGCGAACCTACCTGTCAAATCAGTCCTAAGATTCAGGTGTGTTTCTAAAACCTGGGATTTCTCAATCACCACTCCTAATTTCATCTCCACACACCTTAATCTTAAtcttaacaacaacaacaacaacaacttagCTTATCTCATAAACAATTCTACTCCTTTTAACAGCAACATCCCAATCTTTATCGATGGTTATGACCACAAATTTAATAGGATTTCTGAGTACCCAATtccctttgcttttcttttatctAATGCCCACTCAGTTAGTTCATGCAATGGCCTGGTGTGTCTCACTGAATTAAGAAAAACTTCCACTCATATATATTTGTGGAACCCCAGCATTAGAAAACTTAAGAGGTTGCCTGATTTTTCCCCAACCAAACGTGATTGGCTTTCTACTGGATTTGCTTATCAGTCCAACACCAATGACTACAAGGTTGTCATGATCTCTCACATGCCTGCACCTGAACCCAACCACCATTGGGTTGAGCTTGGAGCTGACGTTTACACATTTAGCTCCAACTCTTGGAGAAGGGTTGGAATGTCATTGACACACATTTTTATGGTCTCCCCTTTCAACAATTGGAATACCACATTTGTTAGTGGGGCTTTGCATTGGTTGGGAGACGTTTGTAAAGCCGCGCCTTTTCGCATGATTTTGTCATTTGATGTCaataatgataaatttaaaGAGATGGCACTTCCTGATGTACAACAATTGCTACCGCAAGGTCTAATGGCAGACCCAAATTCTCTGTTGGTGTTCAAGGGGAAACTGGCCTTCATTACATTGGGTTACCTCAGATTCAACCACGTCAATGAAGACGAATACAATGACTTTATGAGGTCGCATACACCTCATTCATGCTTCATATGGGTGATGGGGGAGTATGGTGTACATGAATCATGgagcaaacttttttttgtccGGTTTGAAAATGTTGTCTCTGTACGTTTCTTTGGTTGCACCAGTCGTGGTGAACTGCTAGTTATAAAGAAAGTTTATCCAGTAACCAATGGTGGACAGAAGAGGTACGTGGTTGTTTCACTTGACCTTGAAACTTTACATGAGAAGGATCTTGGTTTCCAAAAGGTTCCAGATATAGCTACTACTTTTGTGGAAAGCCTTGTGTTACTTGATGAAGCAACTGAACTATCTGGATAA